One genomic segment of Amycolatopsis sp. WQ 127309 includes these proteins:
- a CDS encoding glycosylhydrolase-like jelly roll fold domain-containing protein, whose amino-acid sequence MIENDPVGTTSIGGEFRLSRRRALALASAAAIAGTAGGWPIAYAAPETDGAAGRFADPRPDSRPTVLWFWNGTVTTALVADGLADLRDKGVHEVLVFPFDTAALKPAFFTEDWFTIIEFTLREAQRHGMHLWLFNDDYFPSGRAGGLVVDGGKVGDRVYQPRPDLRLKGVGRQVLTVPGGVPVPLVSRGLSVSGGRLLVDAAARDGVTLLREGAGWQDCDVVAKVRVESATAGLMVRSADADNGVLADLRSDGAVDVWQQSGGAFTQLRGGAAVPGFDPAADHELAVRVRGTTLTVTLDGVAQPAVDGLKYATGRVGVRSVASQRSSWDSLTVRDATGTVLYTETFDSAAALDGFDLPATGVPLVAAAARPASSTDPATLVDLTAQARAGGTWTPPAGTWQLDLFTVRDLSTPTGTGRAYLDLLDDEAVRLFLDAVPGEYVRRFPWAPGAVLRGFADDEPYLASADGPFNTVPWSPTLDAELHALGTSPGVALTAVHDAGLGDAGLRLRGLFWRAVSNRFAAAYYKSQGQWLGSRGLKLISNPLWDEYGPGEQLRSSGNLNTNNQWAQVPGTDLIFDHYQRGYHRTLSRWPASTAHQLGLERVYLEAMGGTGWPVTPSFVREVVGAFAVRGVNHTLLHARFSDENQIVYPPPFQPANPWWAVSAPLNDWIGRLMEACRAPARARTALLQPQRAVESTQDTPAMADLDTAFLTTAHALEDVQVDFDFLDEGALDADPALRTHARPTGSKLVVGQQAYGIVVVPRTPNLAVGTVRTLIRFVRGGGTVVLVGAPPSREAGGNDAGLRAALAELFTARTAVRAADPVAAATAVAAAGGAAATLEPRHDDVRVLRLESAGRPLFVVLNERADAVELTATFPATGVPEVWDPDTGTTAPVGVWRRASSGNTATVLRLEPKATLLVVFRAGAEPAHAVSASAPVERVRADGRAATLRVIAPGSVGVTVNGGGRTFSGTATVSDPLTAIPSGGDWVFRFDRPGASATTRPLGSWTEVDPAYSGSAWYEKDFDVTAATLSGRKWTLDLGEVHEVAEIEVNGKLLGSRLWAPYRVDVTAALRAGRNKVRVRVTNTGANARGEVLSSGLIGPVSLRPHRLVDVVLSRH is encoded by the coding sequence GTGATCGAAAACGACCCGGTAGGCACCACTTCGATCGGCGGGGAGTTCCGGCTGTCCCGGCGGCGCGCGCTCGCGCTCGCCTCGGCCGCGGCCATCGCCGGCACGGCCGGCGGGTGGCCGATCGCCTACGCCGCACCGGAAACCGACGGCGCGGCGGGCCGGTTCGCCGACCCGCGCCCGGACTCGCGGCCCACCGTGCTGTGGTTCTGGAACGGCACCGTCACCACCGCGCTGGTGGCCGACGGGCTGGCGGACCTGCGCGACAAGGGCGTGCACGAGGTCCTGGTCTTCCCGTTCGACACGGCGGCGCTGAAGCCGGCGTTCTTCACCGAAGACTGGTTCACGATCATCGAGTTCACCCTGCGCGAGGCGCAGCGGCACGGCATGCACCTGTGGCTGTTCAACGACGACTACTTCCCGAGCGGCCGCGCCGGTGGCCTCGTCGTCGACGGCGGAAAGGTCGGCGACCGCGTCTACCAGCCGCGGCCCGACCTGCGCCTCAAGGGCGTCGGGCGCCAGGTCCTGACCGTCCCCGGCGGGGTGCCGGTGCCGCTGGTGAGCCGGGGGCTCTCGGTGTCGGGCGGGCGGTTGCTGGTCGACGCCGCGGCCCGCGACGGCGTCACCCTGCTGCGCGAAGGGGCCGGGTGGCAGGACTGCGACGTCGTGGCGAAGGTCCGCGTGGAAAGCGCGACCGCCGGGCTCATGGTGCGCAGTGCTGACGCGGACAACGGCGTCCTGGCCGACCTGCGCAGCGACGGCGCCGTCGACGTCTGGCAGCAGTCCGGCGGCGCGTTCACGCAGCTCCGGGGCGGCGCTGCGGTCCCGGGCTTCGACCCCGCCGCCGACCACGAGCTGGCCGTGCGCGTCCGCGGAACGACCCTGACCGTGACGCTGGACGGCGTCGCGCAGCCCGCGGTGGACGGCCTGAAGTACGCCACCGGCCGGGTCGGCGTGCGCTCGGTGGCGTCCCAGCGCTCGTCGTGGGACAGCCTGACCGTGCGCGACGCGACCGGCACTGTCCTCTACACGGAGACGTTCGACAGCGCCGCCGCCCTCGACGGCTTCGACCTGCCCGCGACCGGCGTGCCGCTGGTCGCCGCGGCGGCCCGGCCGGCGTCCTCGACGGATCCCGCCACGCTGGTGGACCTGACCGCGCAGGCCCGCGCGGGCGGCACGTGGACGCCGCCCGCCGGGACCTGGCAGCTGGACCTGTTCACCGTCCGCGACCTGAGCACGCCCACCGGCACCGGCCGCGCCTACCTCGACCTGCTCGACGACGAAGCGGTGCGGCTGTTCCTCGACGCCGTGCCGGGGGAGTACGTGCGCCGGTTCCCGTGGGCGCCGGGTGCGGTCCTGCGCGGCTTCGCCGACGACGAGCCCTACCTCGCTTCGGCCGACGGGCCGTTCAACACGGTGCCCTGGTCGCCCACGCTGGACGCGGAGCTGCACGCGCTCGGGACGTCGCCGGGCGTCGCGCTGACCGCGGTGCACGACGCCGGTCTCGGCGACGCCGGCCTGCGGCTGCGGGGGCTCTTCTGGCGCGCGGTCAGCAACCGGTTCGCGGCCGCGTACTACAAGAGCCAGGGCCAGTGGCTGGGCTCGCGCGGGTTGAAGCTGATCTCCAACCCGCTGTGGGACGAGTACGGCCCGGGTGAGCAGCTGCGCAGCTCCGGCAACCTGAACACGAACAACCAGTGGGCGCAGGTGCCGGGCACCGACCTCATCTTCGACCACTACCAGCGGGGCTACCACCGCACGCTGTCGCGCTGGCCGGCCAGCACCGCGCACCAGCTCGGGCTGGAGCGCGTCTACCTGGAGGCGATGGGCGGCACCGGCTGGCCGGTCACGCCGTCGTTCGTCCGCGAGGTCGTCGGGGCGTTCGCCGTGCGCGGGGTCAACCACACGCTGCTGCACGCGCGGTTCAGCGACGAGAACCAGATCGTCTACCCGCCGCCGTTCCAGCCGGCCAACCCGTGGTGGGCGGTGTCCGCGCCGCTGAACGACTGGATCGGCCGGCTGATGGAGGCGTGCCGCGCGCCGGCGCGTGCCCGCACCGCGCTGCTGCAGCCGCAGCGCGCCGTCGAGTCCACACAGGACACCCCGGCGATGGCCGACCTCGACACGGCGTTCCTGACCACCGCCCACGCGCTGGAGGACGTCCAGGTCGACTTCGACTTCCTCGACGAAGGCGCGCTCGACGCCGACCCGGCGCTGCGGACGCACGCCCGGCCGACCGGCTCGAAGCTGGTCGTCGGGCAGCAGGCGTACGGGATCGTCGTGGTGCCCCGGACGCCGAACCTCGCCGTCGGGACCGTGCGGACGCTGATCCGGTTCGTCCGCGGCGGCGGCACGGTGGTTCTCGTCGGCGCACCGCCGAGCCGGGAGGCCGGCGGGAACGACGCGGGCCTGCGGGCCGCGCTGGCCGAGTTGTTCACCGCGCGCACGGCGGTGCGGGCGGCCGACCCGGTGGCGGCCGCGACCGCGGTGGCCGCCGCGGGTGGTGCGGCGGCGACGCTGGAGCCGCGCCACGACGACGTCCGGGTGCTGCGCCTGGAAAGCGCCGGCCGGCCGCTGTTCGTCGTGCTCAACGAGCGCGCCGACGCCGTGGAGCTGACCGCGACGTTCCCGGCGACCGGCGTGCCCGAGGTGTGGGACCCCGACACCGGCACGACGGCACCTGTGGGCGTCTGGCGACGGGCGTCGTCCGGGAACACGGCGACCGTCCTGCGCCTGGAACCGAAAGCCACGCTGCTGGTCGTGTTCCGCGCGGGCGCGGAGCCCGCGCACGCGGTGAGCGCGTCGGCGCCGGTGGAGCGGGTGCGTGCCGACGGCCGGGCCGCGACCTTGCGCGTGATCGCCCCGGGATCGGTCGGCGTTACGGTGAATGGGGGTGGCCGGACGTTTTCCGGAACGGCCACGGTTTCCGATCCGCTCACGGCCATTCCGTCCGGCGGGGACTGGGTGTTCCGCTTCGATCGTCCGGGCGCATCGGCGACAACGCGTCCTCTGGGGTCCTGGACCGAGGTGGACCCGGCGTATTCGGGATCGGCTTGGTACGAAAAGGACTTCGATGTCACGGCGGCGACGTTGTCCGGTCGCAAGTGGACGCTCGACCTCGGCGAAGTCCACGAGGTGGCCGAAATCGAGGTCAACGGGAAGCTGCTCGGATCCCGGTTGTGGGCGCCGTACCGAGTGGACGTCACGGCGGCGCTGCGCGCCGGCCGCAACAAAGTACGGGTGCGGGTCACCAACACCGGGGCGAACGCGCGGGGCGAGGTGCTCTCGTCCGGCCTGATCGGCCCGGTGAGCCTGCGGCCGCACCGCCTCGTCGACGTCGTGCTGTCCCGGCACTGA
- a CDS encoding multicopper oxidase family protein, which translates to MSPGMSRRRFLGVGTVALAGAGALAVAGTPFLRELFADGQPGLLLSSRAPVPTAFRAELPIPPVLAPVRSDATTDFYEIVQRPASLGILPGLTTEAWTYQGSFPGPTLRTPAGRKAVVKHTNQLPHPTVVHLHGGHTPADSDGYPTELVHPVGGEQTSTAPGMAGMAAMAGMAKIDTGGGQTSRTHTYPLDQRAATLWYHDHRMGFTAANVWQGLAGFHLVTDDEEAALPLPQGKRDIPLMICDRSFGADGSFTYPALAGGQQLPGVSPAYMDGVLGDVILVNGAPWPVLRADRARYRFRILNGSNARRYSLALDPQPPGGGALVQIGGDGGLLASPLTHDSIDLSPAERFDVVIDFARYAPGTRVRLVNKLGSGATAEVMCFDVGTDGRVADDSHVPAKLSEVAVLNRTSATTTRDFLFQKSSGSWTINGAPYTPGRDLARAKLGTTEIWRFTSDVHHPVHLHLNHFQVLSRNGHAPGPYDAGWKDTVDVRPSEAVEVAVKFTDYAGRYMLHCHNLEHEDMAMMADFSTE; encoded by the coding sequence GTGAGCCCCGGGATGAGCCGCCGCCGGTTCCTCGGCGTCGGTACCGTGGCCCTGGCCGGCGCCGGGGCGCTCGCCGTCGCCGGGACGCCGTTCCTGCGCGAGCTGTTCGCCGACGGCCAGCCCGGGCTGCTGCTGTCGAGCCGGGCCCCCGTGCCGACGGCGTTCCGCGCCGAACTGCCGATCCCGCCGGTGCTCGCGCCGGTGCGCAGCGACGCGACGACGGACTTCTACGAGATCGTCCAGCGCCCGGCGTCGCTGGGCATCCTGCCCGGGCTGACCACCGAGGCGTGGACCTACCAGGGCAGCTTTCCCGGCCCCACCTTGCGAACGCCCGCCGGGCGCAAAGCCGTCGTGAAGCACACCAACCAGCTGCCGCACCCGACCGTGGTGCACCTGCACGGCGGGCACACCCCGGCCGACAGCGACGGCTACCCCACCGAGCTCGTGCACCCCGTCGGCGGCGAGCAGACGAGCACCGCGCCGGGGATGGCCGGCATGGCGGCGATGGCGGGCATGGCGAAGATCGACACCGGCGGCGGGCAGACCAGCCGGACCCACACCTACCCGCTCGACCAGCGCGCCGCGACGCTCTGGTACCACGACCACCGGATGGGCTTCACCGCCGCCAACGTGTGGCAGGGCCTGGCCGGGTTCCACCTCGTGACGGACGACGAAGAGGCGGCTTTGCCGCTGCCACAAGGGAAGCGGGACATCCCGCTGATGATCTGCGACCGGTCGTTCGGCGCGGACGGCAGCTTCACCTACCCCGCGCTCGCCGGCGGGCAGCAGCTGCCCGGCGTCTCACCGGCCTACATGGACGGTGTGCTCGGCGACGTCATCCTCGTCAACGGCGCGCCGTGGCCGGTACTGCGCGCCGACCGCGCCCGGTACCGCTTCCGGATCCTCAACGGCTCCAACGCCCGCCGGTACTCACTGGCGCTGGACCCGCAGCCGCCGGGCGGCGGCGCCCTGGTCCAGATCGGCGGCGACGGCGGTCTGCTGGCGAGCCCGCTGACGCACGACAGCATCGACCTCTCCCCCGCCGAACGCTTCGACGTCGTGATCGACTTCGCCCGCTACGCACCGGGCACGCGCGTCCGGCTCGTCAACAAGCTCGGCTCCGGCGCGACGGCCGAGGTGATGTGCTTCGACGTCGGCACCGACGGCCGGGTGGCCGACGACAGCCACGTCCCGGCGAAGCTGTCGGAGGTCGCCGTCCTGAACCGGACCAGCGCCACCACGACGCGGGACTTCCTGTTCCAGAAGTCGTCGGGTTCCTGGACGATCAACGGCGCCCCGTACACGCCGGGCCGCGACCTGGCCCGCGCCAAGCTGGGCACGACGGAGATCTGGCGCTTCACGAGCGACGTCCACCACCCGGTGCACCTGCACCTGAACCACTTCCAGGTGCTGAGCCGCAACGGCCACGCGCCGGGCCCGTACGACGCGGGCTGGAAGGACACCGTCGACGTCCGCCCGTCGGAGGCGGTCGAGGTGGCGGTGAAGTTCACCGACTACGCGGGCCGGTACATGCTGCACTGCCACAACCTGGAGCACGAGGACATGGCGATGATGGCGGACTTCTCGACGGAGTGA
- a CDS encoding TetR family transcriptional regulator: MSPRTVNWAASRTRRNGEPEVEGLRERKKRLMRQQLSDTATEMFVERGFDAVRVTEIAEACGVSEKTVFNYFPTKESLILDHPDAALTALRTDLAEPGVSPVEATLRILAEERAAVLSWLAEQDDPAEAVTKSRRFGLLIATTPALRAHRLEMTEQLVVVAAEALAERAGTTPDDPEPRVLATALVALWQIQFRSMAKHLDVTRTAEEVEDLVSADVGRAAGLVEAGLAALPEFAGGA; encoded by the coding sequence ATGAGTCCGCGAACGGTGAACTGGGCGGCCTCGCGCACCCGGCGCAACGGGGAGCCCGAGGTCGAGGGACTGCGCGAGCGCAAGAAGCGGCTGATGCGTCAGCAGCTCTCGGACACGGCGACGGAGATGTTCGTCGAGCGGGGCTTCGACGCCGTGCGCGTGACGGAGATCGCCGAGGCGTGCGGGGTGTCGGAGAAGACCGTCTTCAACTACTTCCCGACCAAGGAGTCGCTGATCCTCGACCACCCGGACGCGGCGCTGACCGCGTTGCGGACCGACCTGGCCGAGCCCGGCGTGTCCCCGGTCGAGGCGACGTTGCGGATCCTCGCGGAGGAGCGCGCCGCCGTCCTGTCCTGGCTCGCGGAGCAGGACGACCCGGCCGAGGCGGTCACGAAGTCCCGGCGCTTCGGGCTGCTGATCGCGACCACGCCGGCCCTGCGCGCGCACCGCCTGGAGATGACCGAACAGCTCGTCGTGGTCGCCGCCGAGGCGCTGGCCGAGCGGGCCGGCACCACCCCGGACGACCCCGAACCGCGGGTGCTGGCGACTGCGCTCGTCGCGCTCTGGCAGATCCAGTTCCGGTCGATGGCCAAACACCTCGACGTCACCCGCACGGCGGAGGAGGTCGAGGACCTGGTCTCGGCCGACGTCGGACGCGCGGCGGGGCTCGTCGAAGCCGGGTTAGCGGCTCTCCCGGAGTTCGCGGGAGGGGCCTGA
- a CDS encoding SRPBCC family protein has protein sequence MSFRSALIAIPLAAAGMFGVTAVTPAEAATSMTCHGTGIDPAAQLHYRTETLIKAPLSTVWKLHTTVEGWPSWQNAVTSAKRLDPGPLRPGSRFRWTTPAPATPTTPATTLVITSTVQQVTPGRCVRWTGPAIGDGLSIDRGVHVWNFTPVRGGVLVRTEESWTGQQIEADPATAIQYLAPGLDAWLAALKTTAEAR, from the coding sequence ATGAGCTTCCGTTCCGCACTGATCGCGATCCCGCTGGCCGCCGCCGGGATGTTCGGCGTCACCGCCGTCACCCCGGCCGAAGCGGCGACGAGCATGACCTGCCACGGCACCGGCATCGACCCCGCCGCCCAGCTCCACTACCGGACCGAGACGCTGATCAAGGCGCCGCTGAGCACCGTCTGGAAACTGCACACCACCGTCGAGGGCTGGCCGTCCTGGCAGAACGCCGTCACCAGCGCGAAGCGGCTCGATCCCGGCCCGCTGCGGCCGGGCTCGCGCTTCCGGTGGACCACCCCGGCCCCGGCCACACCCACCACTCCCGCGACGACCCTCGTCATCACCTCGACCGTCCAGCAGGTCACGCCCGGCCGGTGCGTCCGCTGGACCGGGCCGGCGATCGGCGACGGCCTGAGCATCGACCGCGGCGTCCACGTCTGGAACTTCACGCCGGTGCGCGGCGGCGTCCTCGTCCGCACCGAGGAGAGCTGGACCGGCCAGCAGATCGAAGCCGACCCGGCCACGGCCATCCAGTACCTCGCCCCGGGCCTCGACGCCTGGCTGGCCGCACTCAAGACCACCGCCGAAGCCCGCTGA
- a CDS encoding TetR/AcrR family transcriptional regulator, whose product MTDPAGQSPRERYRAQVRAEIKQHAWEQIAAAGVPALSLNAIAKQVGMSGPALYRYFASRDELITALIRDAYRSLADTVRAARSAGADLAALAHVVRDWARSDPQRYFLIYGTPVPGYHAPDDITAISFEVMTVLLDAAGVLPEDHSPTPFDKHLETHRDWAADHPAGAATLHRALAFWTRLHGVLSLELAGHFAGMKFDPDLLIDEELKALLEK is encoded by the coding sequence ATGACGGACCCAGCTGGTCAGAGCCCCCGTGAGCGCTACCGGGCTCAGGTGCGCGCGGAGATCAAGCAGCACGCGTGGGAGCAGATCGCCGCGGCGGGCGTGCCGGCGCTGTCGCTCAACGCGATCGCCAAGCAGGTGGGCATGAGCGGCCCCGCGCTGTACCGCTACTTCGCGAGCCGCGACGAGCTGATCACGGCGTTGATCCGCGACGCCTACCGAAGCCTCGCCGACACGGTCCGCGCGGCCCGCTCCGCAGGCGCGGACCTGGCGGCACTGGCCCACGTCGTACGGGACTGGGCTCGAAGCGACCCGCAGCGGTATTTCCTCATCTACGGCACGCCGGTCCCGGGCTACCACGCCCCGGACGACATCACGGCGATCTCGTTCGAGGTCATGACGGTGCTCCTGGACGCGGCCGGCGTGCTCCCAGAGGACCACTCGCCAACCCCGTTCGACAAGCACCTGGAGACCCACCGCGACTGGGCCGCAGACCACCCGGCGGGGGCCGCGACACTGCACCGAGCGCTGGCGTTCTGGACCCGCCTGCACGGCGTGCTGTCCCTGGAACTGGCGGGCCACTTCGCGGGCATGAAGTTCGACCCGGACCTGCTGATCGACGAGGAACTCAAGGCACTACTGGAAAAGTGA